The Mangifera indica cultivar Alphonso chromosome 8, CATAS_Mindica_2.1, whole genome shotgun sequence genome has a window encoding:
- the LOC123222882 gene encoding protein-ribulosamine 3-kinase, chloroplastic: MVAIAHMGILSFCSCYPCLPSPRSFNKRTTFAMAAMSDDPVREWILSEGKATQITKISPIGGGCINLASRYDTDAGSFFVKTNRGIGPSMFEGESLGLGAMYETRTIRVPRPFKVGALPTGGSYIIMEFIEFGISRGDQSVLGRKLAEMHKAGKSSKGFGFDVDNTIGSTPQINTWTSDWIKFYAEHRLGYQLKLALDQYGDSTIYQRGQKLMNNLAPLFEDIVIEPCLLHGDLWSGNISSDKNGEPVILDPACYYGHNEAEFGMSWCAGFGGSFYKSYFEVMPKQPGFEKRRDLYMLYHYLNHYNLFGSGYRSSALSIIDDYLRMLKV; the protein is encoded by the exons ATGGTTGCAATAGCGCACATGGGAATTCTCTCTTTTTGCTCTTGCTATCCTTGTCTTCCCTCTCCTCGCTCCTTCAACAAACGCACAACATTTGcta TGGCGGCAATGAGTGATGACCCAGTCCGTGAATGGATTCTCTCAGAAGGAAAGGCAACCCAGATTACAAAGATTAGTCCTATTGGTGGTGGCTGCATCAATCTTGCTAGTCGTTATGACACTGATGCTGGTTCATTCTTTGTTAAAACAAACAG GGGTATCGGACCATCAATGTTTGAGGGAGAGTCTCTTGGTCTTGGTGCAATGTATGAAACCAGAACAATCCGAGTACCTAGACCCTTTAAG GTTGGAGCCTTACCAACTGGTGGATCATATATCATCATGGAGTTCATTGAGTTTGGTATTTCTAGAGGTGATCAG TCTGTTTTAGGGAGGAAGCTAGCTGAAATGCATAAAGCTGGGAAATCCAGTAAAGGTTTTGGTTTTGATGTTGATAATACCATTGGCAG TACTCCGCAAATAAACACATGGACGTCAGATTGGATTAAGTTTTATGCAGAGCATAGATTAGGTTACCAGCTGAAGTTGGCATTAGACCAGTACGGCGATTCAACTATTTACCAAAGAG GACAGAAACTGATGAATAACTTGGCACCTCTTTTTGAAGACATTGTCATAGAGCCATGCTTACTACATGGAGACTTGTGGAGTGGGAATATCAGCTCTGACAAAAATGGCGAGCCTGTTATTCTTGATCCAGCCTGTTACT ATGGACATAATGAAGCCGAATTTGGAATGTCATGGTGTGCTGGTTTTGGAGGATCATTTTACAAATCATATTTTGAG GTGATGCCGAAACAACCAGGCTTCGAGAAAAGAAGAGATCTTTACATGCTGTACCATTACTTGAATCATTACAATCTCTTTGGTTCTGGTTACCGTTCATCGGCCCTGTCAATAATAGATGATTATTTAAGGATGTTAAAAGTGTAG